The following are encoded together in the Candidatus Woesebacteria bacterium genome:
- a CDS encoding LapA family protein produces the protein MLTSIFVVVFGVVFAYFATINTNQISVNFGFYQLTNSPIYLVVLISAAIGMLLTAVLYFLRFMSTYFTIGSKEKDIKEANKRIAELTKDLHKIELENERLRTKAGNNDYDEDSL, from the coding sequence ATGTTAACTTCAATATTCGTAGTAGTGTTTGGTGTAGTTTTTGCTTATTTTGCAACAATTAATACAAATCAAATTAGTGTAAATTTTGGTTTTTATCAACTTACCAATAGTCCCATCTATTTGGTGGTACTTATATCTGCTGCAATAGGCATGCTGTTGACAGCAGTTCTATATTTTCTTCGCTTCATGTCGACTTACTTTACCATTGGTAGTAAAGAGAAAGATATTAAAGAAGCCAACAAAAGAATTGCAGAGTTAACTAAAGATTTGCATAAAATTGAATTGGAAAATGAAAGATTAAGGACAAAAGCGGGTAATAATGACTATGACGAAGATTCTTTATGA